The DNA segment TTTTTCTGAAAATAATTTAATATATACTTAATTGTCAATTTTTTATCTTTTTAATTTAAAGAAAAAAGAAGGACTCCGTCCTTCTTTAACGTTTTGAGAATTGCGGGGCACGGCGTGCTTTTTTGAGCCCGTACTTTTTCCTTTCCACCATTCTCGGGTCCCTGGTTAATAGTCCTTCCTTGCGCAATACCGGTTTAAAAGACTCGTCAATTTGAAGCAGCGCCCTTGCAATACCATGGCGTACAGCTCCCGCCTGGCCGGTAAATCCACCACCCTCTACCTTTGCCATCACATCAAATTTTCCAAGAGTATTGGTAACTGCAAAGGGTTTTAAAACCTCCTGCCTTAAGGTTTCTAATGTAAAATACTCTTCAAAAGGCCTTTTGTTAATAGTAATCTGCCCGTTCCCCGGTTTTATCCAAACCCTTGCCACCGAGGTCTTTCTCCTGCCGGTGGTTAAGATAGCATCTTTCATCCTCTCGCTCCTTTCCTCCTATTATCCTTCAAAGGGTAATTCCTTTGGCTGCTGGGCTTGATGCGGATGTTCAGGCCCTCTGTAAACCCTTAACTTTTTAATCATCTTTCTGCCCAGGGAATTGTGAGGCAGCATGCCCCAGATCGCTTTATATACAGCCTTTTCCGGAGCTCTCTTTAAAAAGCTCCTATAGGTTTCAGCTTTTAATCCACCGGGATACATTGAATGGCGGTAATAAATCTTTTTGTCCAATTTTTTACCTGTTAAAATTACTTTCTCCGCATTCACTACAATAACGTGATCCCCGGTATCCACATGGGGAGTATATATAGGTTTGTGCTTTCCTTTCAAAATTTTTGCCACCTGAGCTGCAAGCCTTCCAAGAGGTTTATCAGCGGCATCTATTATATACCATTCGCGTTTAATCTCACCTTTTTTTGCCATGAAGGTTTTCATTATATCCCTCCTTAATCACAAGGTTATTTTATTAACTTTTTTTTTCAATGTCAAGCTCAATCGTAAATTACTTTCTCAAGGAACAATCCGTTGGCCGGCAGAGTAGGGCCCGCTCTTTTCCTGTCCTTTGATCTAATTATATCCGGAATTTCGCTCGGTTCTATTTTTCCAATTCCCACCATCAAAAGAGTTCCCGCAATGATTCTTACCATATTGTATAAAAATCCGTTAGCTTCGATTTCTACCGTTATCAGATCCTTTTCCTTTGTAATCTCCAGCCTTTTTACAGTTCTGACCGTATTTTTTACGCTG comes from the Thermovenabulum gondwanense genome and includes:
- the rpsI gene encoding 30S ribosomal protein S9 translates to MKDAILTTGRRKTSVARVWIKPGNGQITINKRPFEEYFTLETLRQEVLKPFAVTNTLGKFDVMAKVEGGGFTGQAGAVRHGIARALLQIDESFKPVLRKEGLLTRDPRMVERKKYGLKKARRAPQFSKR
- the rplM gene encoding 50S ribosomal protein L13, whose protein sequence is MKTFMAKKGEIKREWYIIDAADKPLGRLAAQVAKILKGKHKPIYTPHVDTGDHVIVVNAEKVILTGKKLDKKIYYRHSMYPGGLKAETYRSFLKRAPEKAVYKAIWGMLPHNSLGRKMIKKLRVYRGPEHPHQAQQPKELPFEG